One part of the Thermoanaerobacterium sp. CMT5567-10 genome encodes these proteins:
- the spoIIE gene encoding stage II sporulation protein E → MQSTDIFPYSRIGRKESNEKLQKDNVKFIVNSLIFALIGFVIGRAQIMDSLLPFGAAYFASLIMQKRKYFLSGIGVYIGVLSLHGVNSTKYLIVLASILLFEYLLKVKSKNIFKVALITFLSLLAVDIIYSKAYGFLLFDVMTSIYESVIAMLMVFIFNQAISLLGSLNRKVISNEEIISLCILLSIFILGLNNIKVWRFNLNSSFGILTILIGSYIGGVGTGASVGTTIGLIGSLSLTNTPISVGLYGFTGLLSGSMKKLGRLGIAIGFFTAAAIMTFYVNAYSNMLINPYDLALSSALFLAVPKKHLDKLLLIVKGNKDLSQRNYSVKLKEVVTDKLKEYAEVFDELGKSFKKANEKILDHKDISYLFEEIANKTCTDCAMYKTCWDKDFYFTYKSMFDLVESLEGTGNVENNKLYKKCIRFPELLNCTKQNLMLYKINMQWRERLKDAKNIVSNQLKGISSVISNMADDISMDITFKDDLEQYLLVELDKRGIPVDDAIVYDAGEGNVVIKIYKKACYAAKECEKKVIPAVSEIMGEKYERKNTLCSINNKGRCSLTLTRAESYQVSTGISKISKSTNKISGDTYSFMELEGGKYMAALSDGMGFGYRAASESSTTISLLERFIEAGFDKGLVVQTINSILALRSAEEMFSTVDISFIDLFTGDVEFIKIGASATFIKSGKDIDVIESSSLPIGILEDVDADIHDRKLKDGDFVILTTDGVLDCFDGNKEESMSRFLRNLDIKDPQEMAEAIMKKCLELCENTPKDDMTVLVVKVWKKRL, encoded by the coding sequence ATGCAAAGTACTGATATTTTTCCCTACTCAAGGATAGGAAGAAAAGAAAGCAATGAGAAATTGCAAAAAGACAATGTAAAATTTATAGTAAATTCTTTGATTTTTGCACTAATAGGCTTTGTCATTGGTCGTGCTCAGATAATGGACAGCCTTCTCCCGTTTGGTGCAGCGTATTTTGCATCTCTTATAATGCAGAAAAGGAAATACTTTTTGTCGGGCATTGGTGTCTACATTGGAGTTTTGTCTTTACATGGTGTCAACAGTACCAAATATTTAATAGTGTTGGCTTCAATATTGCTATTTGAATACCTATTAAAGGTTAAAAGCAAGAACATTTTTAAAGTGGCATTGATAACATTCTTATCTTTGTTAGCAGTAGACATTATTTACAGTAAAGCATATGGATTTTTGCTATTTGATGTAATGACGTCTATTTACGAATCTGTAATAGCTATGTTGATGGTATTTATATTTAATCAGGCAATTTCACTATTAGGTAGCTTAAACAGAAAAGTCATATCAAACGAAGAAATTATATCATTGTGCATACTGCTTAGCATTTTTATTTTAGGGCTTAACAACATAAAAGTATGGAGATTTAACTTAAATAGTTCATTCGGGATACTTACTATACTGATAGGTTCATACATAGGTGGTGTTGGGACAGGTGCCAGCGTAGGTACTACCATTGGACTTATAGGAAGTCTTTCTCTTACAAATACTCCTATATCAGTAGGGTTATACGGATTTACAGGGCTTTTGTCAGGAAGCATGAAAAAACTTGGTAGGTTAGGAATCGCCATTGGATTTTTTACTGCTGCTGCTATTATGACATTTTATGTTAATGCGTATTCAAATATGCTAATAAATCCTTATGATTTAGCACTGTCATCTGCGCTATTTCTAGCTGTACCTAAAAAACATTTGGACAAACTTTTACTTATTGTAAAAGGCAATAAAGATTTAAGCCAGCGCAACTACAGCGTAAAGCTGAAAGAAGTTGTGACTGACAAATTAAAAGAGTATGCCGAAGTTTTTGATGAGCTGGGAAAAAGCTTTAAGAAGGCAAATGAGAAGATCTTAGATCACAAAGACATATCATATCTTTTTGAAGAAATAGCTAATAAGACATGTACTGATTGTGCCATGTATAAGACGTGCTGGGATAAAGATTTTTATTTTACGTATAAAAGTATGTTTGATTTGGTAGAGAGTTTGGAGGGTACAGGAAATGTAGAAAACAATAAGCTTTACAAAAAATGCATAAGGTTCCCTGAGCTTCTTAATTGCACAAAGCAAAATCTTATGCTTTATAAGATAAACATGCAGTGGAGAGAAAGGCTTAAAGATGCCAAGAATATCGTTTCAAATCAGTTGAAAGGAATCTCATCAGTTATATCAAATATGGCTGACGATATAAGTATGGACATTACTTTTAAAGACGATCTTGAACAGTATTTACTTGTAGAGTTAGATAAGAGAGGCATACCTGTGGACGATGCAATAGTTTACGATGCAGGAGAAGGAAATGTTGTTATAAAGATATATAAGAAAGCCTGTTATGCAGCTAAAGAATGTGAGAAAAAAGTCATACCTGCTGTCTCTGAAATCATGGGAGAGAAGTACGAAAGGAAAAATACTTTGTGCTCTATAAATAATAAGGGGCGGTGTAGTCTTACTCTTACCAGAGCTGAAAGCTATCAAGTATCGACAGGCATTAGCAAGATCAGTAAAAGCACGAATAAAATATCTGGTGACACGTATTCCTTCATGGAATTAGAAGGCGGAAAATACATGGCTGCTTTAAGCGATGGTATGGGCTTTGGCTACAGAGCCGCTTCTGAAAGCAGTACGACAATATCTCTGCTGGAAAGATTTATTGAGGCAGGATTTGATAAAGGGCTTGTGGTGCAAACTATAAATTCTATTCTCGCTTTAAGGTCAGCAGAAGAGATGTTTTCAACAGTTGACATATCATTTATAGATTTATTTACGGGGGATGTAGAGTTTATAAAGATCGGTGCATCAGCCACATTTATAAAGAGTGGAAAAGATATAGACGTGATTGAGTCCAGCTCCCTACCCATCGGTATTTTGGAAGATGTTGATGCAGATATACATGACAGAAAATTGAAAGATGGTGATTTTGTAATTTTGACGACAGATGGA